A single region of the Hylaeus volcanicus isolate JK05 chromosome 5, UHH_iyHylVolc1.0_haploid, whole genome shotgun sequence genome encodes:
- the LOC128876301 gene encoding protein zwilch homolog, with translation MDYDLEMLRKVLDPSIKINKLSLSYVTRLFPEYKDSPCIILYKQECTESLNNASVCNDDDQENKYDITGSPLKYSFNELDFEDSTIVVKQSWFRTEETYLPLSRTEACNALNACIESITDDFPPIFVLCDGKDKRECKLLGTIIQGEWFTTIEVCLAGTETLDAMEKSSSSILQQHLKLSHVQEHNVSISAFNTFDLFGTKDEMINWDKNAKINFEGNLSIEVDTSSLSLYPPTRASKNNLVAQVVTGSNSSPLKELWKQLLLLNQFLNIIEEYKKNICFQNILEFPHDFSSPYKEEHNTIVRNLDLLLNGDYSFRNNDINDVQEMDFANECLENDMKIEQYIQNLPLRYNLDLTDVLWELLIKNKNYFEMTKCIHTVLEDIIIKENFAQVNVTNSTRFAKVISNPNQQKNISHLLSGSLPLEYVIDMGFEKLYRDYMYILINARVDDLYNIQHKLRNVSCDEFIVDTYRKRLICMAQIHVCLEFMLLLQNNLECSTYDMRSLFLCAFNQYVSEKSPIQNWHDLHQNTIYSLNAPLPTSIINNWDKKIPTTRRISLSSQSKLSKLTTIKYYSRLPIFPVDVEFQDNSNVMDEGYYVTNAVCSSNKFK, from the exons ATGGATTATGACCTCGAGATGTTACGAAAAGTTTTAGACCCatccataaaaataaacaaactttcTTTGTCTTACGTGACTCGACTTTTTCCCGAATACAAGGATTCGccatgtattattttgtataaacaa GAATGTACGGAATCTTTGAATAATGCTTCAGTATGTAATGATGATGATCAAGAAAATA AATATGATATTACTGGATCAcccttaaaatattcattcaatgAACTTGATTTTGAGGATAGTACTATTGTGGTAAAACAAAGTTGGTTCAGAACAGAAGAAACATATCTACCATTAAGCAGAACAGAAGCATG TAATGCATTGAATGCATGTATTGAATCTATAACAGATGATTTTCCACCAATATTTGTACTTTGCGATGGAAAGGATAAGAgagaatgtaaattattagGTACAATTATTCAAGGAGAATGGTTTACCACGATAGAAGTTTGTTTAGCTGGTACTGAAACTCTTGATGCTATGGAAAAATCTTCTTCAAGTATTCTTCAACAACACTTGAAACTTTCACATGTACAGGAACACAAT GTTTCCATATCTGCATTTAAtacttttgatttatttggaacaaaagatgaaatgattaattgggataaaaatgcaaaaattaattttgagggAAATTTAAGCATAGAAGTAGATACTTCTAGTTTGTCATTATATCCACCCACAAGAgcatcaaaaaataatttg GTTGCTCAAGTTGTAACAGGGTCAAATAGTAGTCCTTTGAAAGAATTGTGGAAACAATTACTGTTGTTAAATCAGTTCTTAAACATAATAGAGgaatacaaaaagaatatatgttttcagaatattttagaatttccaCATGATTTCTCAAGTCCATATAAAgag gAACACAATACAATAGTAAGGAATTTAGATCTTTTGCTAAATGGAGATTATAGTTTTCGGAATAACGATATTAATGATGTACAAGAAATGGATTTTGCAAATGAATGTTTAGAAAACGatatgaaaattgaacaatatatacaaaatcTTCCATTAAGATATAACTTAGATCTTACAGACGTTTTGTGGGAATTGCTCATCA agaacaagaattattttgaaatgacAAAGTGTATCCATACAGTACTAgaagatattataataaaagagaattttgCACAg GTAAATGTGACTAATTCAACAAGATTCGCCAAAGTTATTTCCAATCCAAATcagcaaaaaaatatttcacatttgcTGTCAGGTAGTTTACCATTAGAATATGTTATAGATATGggctttgaaaaattgtacagagattatatgtatattttaataaatgcaaGAGTCGATGACCTGTATAATATACAACACAAATTACGAAATGTGTCATGTGATGAATTTATAGTTGATACCTATAG GAAAAGATTAATATGTATGGCACAAATTCATGTATGTTTAGAATTTAtgttacttttacaaaataatttagaatgcTCAACCTATGATATGAGGTCTCTGTTTCTATGTGCTTTTAATCAATACGTTTCTGAAAAATCGCCAATACAAAATTGGCATGATTTGCATCAAAACACGATTTATAGTTTAAATGCTCCACTTCCCacttcaataattaataattgggATAAGAA GATTCCTACTACGCGGAGAATTTCACTTTCTTCCCAGtctaaattatcaaaattgacAACAATTAAATACTATAGCCGATTACCTATATTTCCAGTAGATGTAGAGTTTCAAG ataattCAAATGTAATGGATGAAGGATATTATGTCACAAACGCTGTTTGTTcttctaataaatttaaatga
- the LOC128877563 gene encoding zinc finger CCHC domain-containing protein 10-like, with translation MIINSDKYKMRPNGLKVLKKTNPYPQGMRCQKCLEMGHWSYECKGKRKYVHRYSRTSQLKKALKNQENSTVEEQKKEVKKSLLQKKMKKDSSSSNDSSADSSTSSSSNDSSSSSSSSDSESDSRIVFSSSSSGSSNSSSSSSSNRK, from the exons ATGATTATAAATAGTGATAAATACAAGATGAGACCAAACggtttaaaagttttaaaaaaaac CAATCCATATCCACAAGGAATGCGATGTCAGAAATGTCTTGAAATGGGACATTGGAGTTATGAGtgtaaaggaaaaagaaaatatgtacacaGATATTCGCGTACATCACAACTAAAAAAAGCTTTGAAAAACCAAGAAAATTCTACTGT GGAAGaacagaaaaaagaagttaaaaagAGTCTTctacagaaaaaaatgaagaaagacTCTAGCAGTTCCAATGATTCTAGCGCTGATAGCAGCACTTCTAGTAGTAGTAACGATAGCAGCAGTAGCAGTTCATCTTCGGACAGTGAATCAGACTCTAGGATAGTGTTTTCTAGTAGTAGTAGTGGAAGTAGTAATAGTAGCAGTAGTAGCAGTTCTAACAGGAAATAA
- the LOC128877561 gene encoding uncharacterized protein LOC128877561 translates to MTSLDREENQLCDSHLTEYVSKNMELKVIKCILSANYDILQRKKTVLKDEYKKLGDINYSVLDIEDQFCNKIWNFSLAHNFNNIFIHYPNVTMTLHPYNSKNKVLAELENEINIVSNEITHIYNKDSEQDIKNAALILRDLKSFSEEILDLIRLISTPENSKNICNIPTRYQPCINEGFMNARKMIKKTNVCSGVLIERKVTNKVSKKCCNTNNNIKLGKFVMKKRSLISLKFEQDSRN, encoded by the exons ATGACATCTTTAGATCGCGAGGAAAATCAATTGTGtgattcacacttaacagagtatgttagtaaaaatatggaattaaaagtaattaaatgtattttgagtgcaaattacgataTACTTCAACGCAAAAAGACGGTATTAAAAGATGAATACAAGAAGTTG GGTGATATAAATTATAGCGTTTTGGATATAGAAgatcaattttgtaataaaatatggaatttttctttggcacacaattttaataatatcttcaTTCATTATCCAAATGTTACAATGACACTTCATCCctataatagtaaaaataaagtacttgcagaattagaaaatgaaattaatattgttagtAATGAGAtaacacatatttataataaagattcTGAacaagatataaaaaatgctGCACTTATTTTAAGagatttaaaatcattttcggAAGAAATATTAGATCTCATAAG attAATAAGTACTCctgaaaattccaaaaatatttgtaatataccTACACGTTATCAGCCATGTATAAATGAAGGTTTTATGAATgcaagaaaaatgattaaaaaaaccAATGTTTGTTCTGGTGTGTTGATTGAAAGAAAAGTCACAAATAAAGTATCTAAAAAA TGTTGCAATACAAACAACAATATAAAGCTTGGCAAATTTGTCATGAAAAAACGAAGTCTCATTTCCCTTAAATTTGAACAAGATTCAAggaattaa
- the LOC128877558 gene encoding leucine-rich repeat protein soc-2 homolog, giving the protein MKKSNKYWTGVGNISTVCLSEVKRDREDLEDSLPTFYMKEQDIPEYLEGCGLTTCTAGDMPEDVDVLRDNKEQTKEKKLSSASIAGPDTKKTVTVKHPESNKPKPTTKKGKPIQADLDVSKEFTRCREECVKRLDLSKSSITNLPSTVRDLTHLVEFYLYGNKLVTLPPEIGCLANLVTLALSENSLTSLPNTLENLKSLRVLDLRHNKLSEIPDVVYKLTSLTTLFLRFNRVRYVSDNMRNLTNLTMLSLRENKIKELPAGIGKLINLITFDVSHNHLEHLPEEIGNCIQLSTLDLQHNELLDIPDTIGNLVSLTRLGLRYNRLANIPKSLANCKLMDEFSVEGNQVSQLPDGLLASLSDLTTITLSRNAFTAYPSGGPAQFTNVHSINLEHNKIDKIPYGIFSRAKNLRKLNMKENQLTALPLDIGTWINMVELNLGTNQLTKIPDDIHCLQSLEILILSNNLLKRIPASIANLRKLRVLDLEENKIETLPNEIGFLRDLQKLILQSNQVTCLPRAIGHLTNLTYLSVGENNLNYLPEEIGTLENLDSLYVNDNANLHNLPFELALCTNLSIMSIENCPLSQIPPEIVAGGPSLVIQFLKMQGPYRSM; this is encoded by the coding sequence ATGAAAAAGTCGAACAAATACTGGACAGGTGTGGGTAACATTTCAACAGTGTGTTTGTCCGAGGTGAAGAGGGACCGCGAGGACCTCGAAGACAGTCTTCCAACGTTTTACATGAAGGAACAAGATATTCCTGAATATTTGGAAGGCTGTGGTTTAACCACCTGTACAGCCGGTGACATGCCTGAGGACGTAGACGTCTTACGGGATAATAAAGAGCagacgaaagagaaaaaattatcGTCCGCGTCTATAGCTGGTCCCGATACCAAGAAAACGGTAACTGTCAAACATCCCGAATCAAATAAGCCGAAACCAACTACGAAAAAAGGTAAACCGATACAAGCCGATTTAGACGTTTCTAAGGAATTCACGAGATGCAGAGAGGAGTGCGTGAAGCGGTTGGATTTAAGCAAATCCAGTATTACTAATCTGCCCAGCACGGTACGAGATTTGACGCATTTAGTCGAGTTTTATTTGTACGGTAACAAACTCGTAACGTTACCACCGGAAATAGGATGCCTTGCAAATTTGGTAACGTTGGCTTTGAGCGAAAATTCCCTTACCAGTTTACCGAATACcctagaaaatttgaaatcgttAAGGGTCCTTGATTTGAGGCATAACAAGTTAAGCGAAATACCTGACGTTGTTTACAAATTGACAAGCCTTACAACTTTGTTCTTACGCTTCAATCGAGTCAGATACGTGAGCGACAATATGCgaaatttgacaaatttaaCCATGTTGAGCTTGAGGGAGAACAAGATCAAAGAACTTCCAGCTGGTATCGGCAAGTTGATTAATTTGATAACATTTGATGTGTCTCATAATCATCTAGAACATTTACCCGAAGAGATTGGAAATTGCATTCAGTTGTCCACGCTTGACTTGCAACACAATGAGCTTCTGGATATTCCTGATACAATTGGAAATTTAGTCTCGTTAACGAGATTAGGACTTAGATATAATAGATTAGCCAATATTCCAAAATCATTGgcaaattgtaaattaatggaTGAATTCAGCGTCGAAGGAAACCAAGTATCTCAATTACCGGATGGACTGCTTGCAAGTCTCTCTGACTTGACCACAATCACATTGTCTAGGAATGCGTTTACTGCGTATCCATCGGGGGGACCAGCCCAGTTTACGAATGTTCATTCTATAAATCTCGAACATAATAAGATCGATAAAATACCATATGGTATATTCTCTAGAGCAAAAAatctaagaaaattaaatatgaaagaaaatcaattGACTGCTTTACCGTTAGATATCGGTACGTGGATCAATAtggttgaattaaatttggGTACAAATCAACTTACAAAAATTCCAGACGATATTCATTGCCTTCAAAGTTTAGAAATCTTAATACTCTCTAATAATCTGTTAAAACGTATTCCTGCCAGCATAGCAAATTTACGTAAACTCAGAGTCTTAGAtcttgaagaaaataaaattgagacTCTACCTAATGAAATTGGTTTTCTAAGAGatttgcagaaattaattttgcaatctAATCAGGTAACTTGTTTACCAAGAGCAATCGGTCATTTAACAAATTTGACGTATTTAAGCGTTGGAGAGaataatctaaattatttaccTGAAGAAATTGGTACATTAGAAAATTTAGATTCGTTATATGTAAATGATAATgcaaatttacataatttaccATTTGAATTAGCTTTGTGCACAAATCTCAGTATTATGTCAATTGAAAATTGTCCACTTTCTCAAATCCCACCAGAAATAGTTGCAGGAGGTCCTTCCttagtaattcaatttttaaaaatgcaaggACCTTATCGATCCATGTAA